The proteins below come from a single Dermatophagoides farinae isolate YC_2012a chromosome 7, ASM2471394v1, whole genome shotgun sequence genomic window:
- the LOC124496028 gene encoding maternal embryonic leucine zipper kinase: protein MHHIQSKASDGYEFHSKKLGEGGFGIVRLAIHQMTGQKVAVKIVEKRKLPKDLHRIKNEVDALKKLSHPNIVKLLQYAENDDFIYLIMEYCSGGELFDHLLSKRLLESESKQIFGLLVEILYYIHCKGIAHRDIKPENILFDDKMNIKLIDFGLCACSDTNPYGTLDCLSTACGSPAYVAPELIQGSRYSGPPVDVWSAGVLLYVLLTGTLPFDSENLAKLYNSIKEGRYKMPVHLNTDVKDLIRQMLCIDPEKRITVEEIKRHKWMMMGNVDKLTKKFEHNNNNNNNNNIENEDEMLIDEKILLKCLVKFPHLDIGQLRRLIREKLGYHRATYFLIKQKPELYPDFDRKIHERTNRRRSRSFNHDNQLPILKKIANDANHHLIESASQSTPQETPKRTINANGGCKKTTAPPATENIQRFGGGLRFTPVANSKHVQLPVKRATPINRNLFNQDDESSQMKIVQKKMMAKNEHRQTPVKKKISSEQQQQLNISNKENLANKTTTTTTTPTPKKTLLKWIKEIASPRPTNMPRRISSHNRKSLKNVFATKFFDADKCRSEIIRLFMDRQINCQEKNYTIRCVMSGKNIILLTFELEIFICCDDKRIVVQHKRIRGASWDYFKLMNDLKLQMNLNYVD, encoded by the exons ATGCATCACATCCAATCCAAAGCTTCAG ATGGATATGAATTCCATTCGAAAAAACTTGGTGAAG GTGGATTCGGTATCGTAAGACTTGCCATACATCAAATGACTGGACAAAAAGTGGCCgtgaaaattgttgaaaaacgTAAATTACCAAAAGATTTGCATCGTATTAAAAATGAAGTTGATGCATTGAAAAAGCTTTCACATCCAAACATCGTGAAACTATTACAATACGCTGAAAATGACGATTTCATCTATTTGATAATGGAATATTGTTCTGGTGGTGAATTGTTCGATCATCTGTTGTCGAAACGTTTATTGGAATCAGAAAGTAAACAGATATTTGGTTTATTGGTCGAAATATTGTATTATATTCATTGCAAAGGTATTGCACATCGTGATATTAAACCGGAAAATATCctgtttgatgataaaatgaatataaaactCATTGATTTTGGCCTCTGTGCTTGTTCGGATACTAATCCATACGGGACGTTGGATTGTCTATCCACGGCATGTGGTTCACCGGCATATGTAGCACCAGAACTAATACAAGGTTCTCGTTATTCTGGACCACCGGTGGATGTTTGGAGTGCCGGTGTTTTGCTCTATGTTTTATTGACCGGAACATTACCATTTGATTCAGAAAATTTGGCAAAATTATATAATTCTATCAAg GAAGGTCGTTACAAAATGCCTGTACATTTAAATACAGATGTTAAAGATTTAATACGTCAAATGCTTTGTATTGATCCAGAAAAACGTATTACAGTCGAAGAAATCAAACGACacaaatggatgatgatgggaaatgttgataaattgaccaaaaaattcgaacacaacaataataataataacaataacaatatagaaaatgaagatgaaatgttgattgatgaaaaaattctactCAAATGTTTGGTAAAATTTCCACATCTAGATATTGGCCAACTTCGTCGTTTGATTCGAGAAAAACTTGGTTATCATCGTGCCAcatattttttgattaaacaAAAACCTGAATTATATCCG GATTTTGATcgaaaaattcatgaaaGAACAAATCGTCGACGTAGTCGTTCATttaatcatgataatcaattacCCATTTTAAAGAAAATCGCCAATGAtgctaatcatcatcttattgAATCAGCCTCACAATCAACACCACAAGAGACACCGAAACGAACAATAAATGCTAATGGTGgttgcaaaaaaacaactgcTCCACCGGCTACAGAAAATATTCAACGATTTGGTGGTGGTCTACGTTTTACGCCTGTTGCTAATAGTAAACATGTACAACTTCCAGTTAAACGTGCAACACCAATTAATCGAAATCTTTTCAATCAAGACGATGAAAGTTCGCAAATGAAGATTgttcaaaagaaaatgatggcTAAAAATGAACATCGTCAAACACCggtaaagaagaaaatttcatccgaacagcagcaacaacttAATATCAGCAACAAAGAGAATTTAGCAAATAAAACtactacgacgacgacaacgccTACACCAAAGAAAACATTATTGAAATGGATAAAAGAAATTGCAAGTCCACGACCAACCAATATGCCAAGACGTATATCATCACATAAtcgaaaatcattgaaaaatgtttttgctACGAAATTTTTCGATGCCGATAAATGTCGTAGTGAAATTATCAGATTATTCATGGACAGACAAATCAATTGTCAAGAGAAAAA TTACACGATACGTTGTGTAATGTCAGGCAAGAATATCATATTATTGACATTTGAATTGGAAATATTCATATGTTGTGATGATAAACGAATTGTCGTGCAGCATAAACGTATACGAGGCGCATCTTGGgattattttaaattgatgaatgatttaaaattacaaatgaatcttaattatgttgattga